One Etheostoma cragini isolate CJK2018 chromosome 19, CSU_Ecrag_1.0, whole genome shotgun sequence DNA segment encodes these proteins:
- the LOC117962112 gene encoding protein FAM111A-like isoform X6, whose protein sequence is MRRRRFSAESAPPHFSSETASHFSETVAASQGVILKMPTKKKNPPKKQKTLKSYFGTPDIPGSSRLTESTQPGEAAGGAKSRAAGSDPGGATGGATGGATGGAKSRAAGSDPGDRVKFSQPSGGEGSNLGGATGSQVGHLHHFTVKFSRTECNEYAIDCDEPRTVLGVIQSTEQYWKKMKTCPDENVVIQLGKKDKKYTIATHFPCSCIGEGESLVISFGPEKVEVAQDQLYRPIQSRDKYSVFYIDTIGGMYTKQKKRFRNNAVKEFKYLCVYGEKGITVKEALERDGRFVDKLGDFTLTDNDDSNCITEQIQKVDNLDKKKFKLCLPRNRRANDSSGLSSNSAQRSDTRPAVDEAQQRKIQAAMEKRGISVRAAMEKSGNNVNIEEIYETLRRQFPELKAFMKSRFPGDSFQKAVNLRKENFGNIQQSFSEVHRVTKLLKRGESVCKVVVKDVSQGTGFVLFDNFILTNVHYFSSCVEGQKLKEGIEMSFFFEDPESKEYYFKLANRDIWYSVCDLDYAVLEIMPEGDNYNLKTRIHKKKKVPPGLLKSFGPMPQNGEACIIGHPAGGVKKMDLTFIIEKEKREQAVNDHLHPYKDPFVVWSINQIIQEQGIENIMMGGKIADKVGTYKTFMYHGSSGSPVFDARGQVIGLHTAGFLYKQESVIEFAQSLLTIFEHYVSTLKEHGKDKLLERVEKEVKGNSDLKKVFGSVVELKESRQRLEDEPADPEELLDYIEAMETD, encoded by the exons ATGAGAAGGAGAAGGTTCAGTGCAGAGTCAGCCCCTCCTCACTTTTCTTCTGAAACAGCGAGCCATTTTTCAGAGACGGTTGCAGCAAGTCAAG gagttattttgaaaatgcctaccaaaaagaaaaatcctccaaaaaagcaaaagaccCTTAAGTCATACTTCGGCACACCT GACATTCCTGGCAGCAGCCGATTGACAGAGAGTACACAGCCAGGTGAAGCTGCAGGTGGAGCTAAGAGCAGAGCTGCAGGGTCTGATCCAGGTGGAGCTACAGGTGGAGCTACAGGTGGAGCTACAGGTGGAGCTAAGAGCAGAGCTGCAGGGTCTGATCCAG GTGACAGAGTCAAATTCTCTCAGCCAAGCGGAGGTGAAGGGTCGAATCTAGGTGGAGCTACAGGCTCTCAG GTCGGACATTTGCATCATTTCACCGTGAAGTTCAGTCGTACTGAATGTAATGAATATGCTATTGACTGCGATGAACCTCGCACCGTTCTGGGGGTGATACAATCAACTGAACAGTACTGGAAGAAGATGAAGACGTGTCCAGATGAAAATGTTGTGATTCAGCTGGGTAAAAAGGATAAGAAATATACCATTGCAACACATTTCCCTTGTTCTTGTATTGGGGAAGGTGAGTCTCTGGTCATATCATTCGGACCAGAAAAGGTTGAAGTGGCCCAAGACCAACTTTACAGACCAATACAGTCACGGGACAAGTATTCTGTCTTCTACATCGATACAATCGGAGGGATGTACACCAAACAAAAGAAGCGTTTTAGAAACAATGCTGTCAAAGAGTTTAAGTATCTGTGTGTCTATGGGGAGAAGGGCATCACTGTCAAAGAGGCTCTGGAAAGAGACGGTCGCTTCGTTGATAAACTCGGTGACTTCACTCTGACTGACAATGACGATTCGAATTGCATCACCGAACAAATACAGAAGGTCGACAacctggataaaaaaaaattcaagctgTGTCTTCCACGGAACAGGAGAGCAAATGATAGCTCGGGTTTATCAAGTAATTCGGCACAGAGGTCTGACACAAGGCCGGCTGTAGATGAAgcacagcagagaaaaataCAAGCAGCAATGGAAAAGAGAGGAATCAGTGTCAGAGCAGCGATGGAAAAGAGTGGCAACAATGTCAACATTGAGGAGATTTATGAAACGCTGCGTCGCCAGTTTCCAGAGCTCAAAGCATTTATGAAGAGTAGATTCCCTGGGGATTCTTTTCAGAAAGCAGTCAACCTGAGGAAGGAAAACTTTGGGAACATCCAACAGTCTTTCAGTGAAGTTCACAGAGTCACAAAGCTGCTGAAACGGGGCGAGTCAGTTTGCAAAGTGGTGGTTAAGGATGTTTCTCAGGGAACAGGCTTTGTGCTGTTTGACAACTTCATCTTGACCAACGTACACTATTTCAGTAGTTGTGTCGAAGGACAAAAGTTGAAGGAGGGTatagaaatgtcttttttctttgaagatCCTGAGTCAAAAGAGTACTACTTCAAGCTGGCTAACCGTGACATCtggtacagtgtgtgtgatctgGATTATGCCGTACTTGAGATAATGCCTGAGGGAGACAACTACAACCTCAAAACAaggatacataaaaaaaagaaggtgccACCAGGACTCCTGAAGAGTTTTGGTCCAATGCCACAGAATGGTGAAGCCTGTATTATTGGTCACCCAGCAGGAGGAGTGAAAAAGATGGATCTTACATTTATCattgagaaagagaagagggagcAGGCTGTCAATGATCACTTACATCCATACAAAGATCCTTTTGTTGTCTGGtcaatcaatcaaattatcCAAGAACAAGGCATTGAAAACATAATGATGGGTGGAAAAATAGCAGACAAAGTAGGGACCTACAAGACTTTCATGTATCACGGCTCTTCTGGCTCCCCGGTGTTTGACGCTCGTGGTCAAGTCATTGGTTTGCACACCGCAGGATTTCTTTACAAACAAGAGAGTGTGATAGAGTTTGCCCAATCTCTGCTCACTATATTTGAACACTATGTGAGTACGCTAAAAGAACATGGGAAGGATAAGCTGTTGGAGAGAGTTGAGAAAGAGGTGAAGGGAAACTCAGACCTAAAAAAGGTCTTTGGGTCTGTGGTTGAGCTGAAGGAAAGCAGACAGAGACTCGAGGATGAGCCAGCAGACCCTGAGGAGCTCCTGGACTACATTGAGGCAATGGAAACTGATTAA
- the LOC117962112 gene encoding protein FAM111A-like isoform X3, translating to MPTKKKNPPKKQKTLKSYFGTPDIPGSSRLTESTQPGEAAGGAKSRAAGSDPGGATGGATGGATGGATGGATGGATGSDPGDGAKGSQPSVPEGSNLGGATGSQGKTGSSRLSENTQPGGAKSGAAWPNPGDRVKFSQPSGGEGSNLGGATGSQKRNKVKNENGGDFPVGHLHHFTVKFSRTECNEYAIDCDEPRTVLGVIQSTEQYWKKMKTCPDENVVIQLGKKDKKYTIATHFPCSCIGEGESLVISFGPEKVEVAQDQLYRPIQSRDKYSVFYIDTIGGMYTKQKKRFRNNAVKEFKYLCVYGEKGITVKEALERDGRFVDKLGDFTLTDNDDSNCITEQIQKVDNLDKKKFKLCLPRNRRANDSSGLSSNSAQRSDTRPAVDEAQQRKIQAAMEKRGISVRAAMEKSGNNVNIEEIYETLRRQFPELKAFMKSRFPGDSFQKAVNLRKENFGNIQQSFSEVHRVTKLLKRGESVCKVVVKDVSQGTGFVLFDNFILTNVHYFSSCVEGQKLKEGIEMSFFFEDPESKEYYFKLANRDIWYSVCDLDYAVLEIMPEGDNYNLKTRIHKKKKVPPGLLKSFGPMPQNGEACIIGHPAGGVKKMDLTFIIEKEKREQAVNDHLHPYKDPFVVWSINQIIQEQGIENIMMGGKIADKVGTYKTFMYHGSSGSPVFDARGQVIGLHTAGFLYKQESVIEFAQSLLTIFEHYVSTLKEHGKDKLLERVEKEVKGNSDLKKVFGSVVELKESRQRLEDEPADPEELLDYIEAMETD from the exons atgcctaccaaaaagaaaaatcctccaaaaaagcaaaagaccCTTAAGTCATACTTCGGCACACCT GACATTCCTGGCAGCAGCCGATTGACAGAGAGTACACAGCCAGGTGAAGCTGCAGGTGGAGCTAAGAGCAGAGCTGCAGGGTCTGATCCAGGTGGAGCTACAGGTGGAGCTACAGGTGGAGCTACAG GTGGAGCTACAGGTGGAGCTACAGGCGGAGCTACAGGGTCTGATCCAGGAGACGGAGCCAAAGGCTCTCAACCTAGCGTACCTGAAGGGTCTAATCTAGGTGGAGCTACAGGCTCTCAG GGCAAAACTGGCAGCAGCCGATTGTCAGAAAATACACAGCCAGGTGGAGCTAAGAGTGGAGCTGCATGGCCTAATCCAGGTGACAGAGTCAAATTCTCTCAGCCAAGCGGAGGTGAAGGGTCGAATCTAGGTGGAGCTACAGGCTCTCAG AAACGCAACAAAGTGAAGAACGAGAACGGTGGTGATTTCCCG GTCGGACATTTGCATCATTTCACCGTGAAGTTCAGTCGTACTGAATGTAATGAATATGCTATTGACTGCGATGAACCTCGCACCGTTCTGGGGGTGATACAATCAACTGAACAGTACTGGAAGAAGATGAAGACGTGTCCAGATGAAAATGTTGTGATTCAGCTGGGTAAAAAGGATAAGAAATATACCATTGCAACACATTTCCCTTGTTCTTGTATTGGGGAAGGTGAGTCTCTGGTCATATCATTCGGACCAGAAAAGGTTGAAGTGGCCCAAGACCAACTTTACAGACCAATACAGTCACGGGACAAGTATTCTGTCTTCTACATCGATACAATCGGAGGGATGTACACCAAACAAAAGAAGCGTTTTAGAAACAATGCTGTCAAAGAGTTTAAGTATCTGTGTGTCTATGGGGAGAAGGGCATCACTGTCAAAGAGGCTCTGGAAAGAGACGGTCGCTTCGTTGATAAACTCGGTGACTTCACTCTGACTGACAATGACGATTCGAATTGCATCACCGAACAAATACAGAAGGTCGACAacctggataaaaaaaaattcaagctgTGTCTTCCACGGAACAGGAGAGCAAATGATAGCTCGGGTTTATCAAGTAATTCGGCACAGAGGTCTGACACAAGGCCGGCTGTAGATGAAgcacagcagagaaaaataCAAGCAGCAATGGAAAAGAGAGGAATCAGTGTCAGAGCAGCGATGGAAAAGAGTGGCAACAATGTCAACATTGAGGAGATTTATGAAACGCTGCGTCGCCAGTTTCCAGAGCTCAAAGCATTTATGAAGAGTAGATTCCCTGGGGATTCTTTTCAGAAAGCAGTCAACCTGAGGAAGGAAAACTTTGGGAACATCCAACAGTCTTTCAGTGAAGTTCACAGAGTCACAAAGCTGCTGAAACGGGGCGAGTCAGTTTGCAAAGTGGTGGTTAAGGATGTTTCTCAGGGAACAGGCTTTGTGCTGTTTGACAACTTCATCTTGACCAACGTACACTATTTCAGTAGTTGTGTCGAAGGACAAAAGTTGAAGGAGGGTatagaaatgtcttttttctttgaagatCCTGAGTCAAAAGAGTACTACTTCAAGCTGGCTAACCGTGACATCtggtacagtgtgtgtgatctgGATTATGCCGTACTTGAGATAATGCCTGAGGGAGACAACTACAACCTCAAAACAaggatacataaaaaaaagaaggtgccACCAGGACTCCTGAAGAGTTTTGGTCCAATGCCACAGAATGGTGAAGCCTGTATTATTGGTCACCCAGCAGGAGGAGTGAAAAAGATGGATCTTACATTTATCattgagaaagagaagagggagcAGGCTGTCAATGATCACTTACATCCATACAAAGATCCTTTTGTTGTCTGGtcaatcaatcaaattatcCAAGAACAAGGCATTGAAAACATAATGATGGGTGGAAAAATAGCAGACAAAGTAGGGACCTACAAGACTTTCATGTATCACGGCTCTTCTGGCTCCCCGGTGTTTGACGCTCGTGGTCAAGTCATTGGTTTGCACACCGCAGGATTTCTTTACAAACAAGAGAGTGTGATAGAGTTTGCCCAATCTCTGCTCACTATATTTGAACACTATGTGAGTACGCTAAAAGAACATGGGAAGGATAAGCTGTTGGAGAGAGTTGAGAAAGAGGTGAAGGGAAACTCAGACCTAAAAAAGGTCTTTGGGTCTGTGGTTGAGCTGAAGGAAAGCAGACAGAGACTCGAGGATGAGCCAGCAGACCCTGAGGAGCTCCTGGACTACATTGAGGCAATGGAAACTGATTAA
- the LOC117962112 gene encoding protein FAM111A-like isoform X2, with amino-acid sequence MRRRRFSAESAPPHFSSETASHFSETVAASQGVILKMPTKKKNPPKKQKTLKSYFGTPDIPGSSRLTESTQPGEAAGGAKSRAAGSDPGGATGGATGGATGGAKSRAAGSDPGGATGSQDIPGSSRLTESTQPGGATGGATGGATGSDPGDGAKGSQPSVPEGSNLGGATGSQGKTGSSRLSENTQPGGAKSGAAWPNPGDRVKFSQPSGGEGSNLGGATGSQVGHLHHFTVKFSRTECNEYAIDCDEPRTVLGVIQSTEQYWKKMKTCPDENVVIQLGKKDKKYTIATHFPCSCIGEGESLVISFGPEKVEVAQDQLYRPIQSRDKYSVFYIDTIGGMYTKQKKRFRNNAVKEFKYLCVYGEKGITVKEALERDGRFVDKLGDFTLTDNDDSNCITEQIQKVDNLDKKKFKLCLPRNRRANDSSGLSSNSAQRSDTRPAVDEAQQRKIQAAMEKRGISVRAAMEKSGNNVNIEEIYETLRRQFPELKAFMKSRFPGDSFQKAVNLRKENFGNIQQSFSEVHRVTKLLKRGESVCKVVVKDVSQGTGFVLFDNFILTNVHYFSSCVEGQKLKEGIEMSFFFEDPESKEYYFKLANRDIWYSVCDLDYAVLEIMPEGDNYNLKTRIHKKKKVPPGLLKSFGPMPQNGEACIIGHPAGGVKKMDLTFIIEKEKREQAVNDHLHPYKDPFVVWSINQIIQEQGIENIMMGGKIADKVGTYKTFMYHGSSGSPVFDARGQVIGLHTAGFLYKQESVIEFAQSLLTIFEHYVSTLKEHGKDKLLERVEKEVKGNSDLKKVFGSVVELKESRQRLEDEPADPEELLDYIEAMETD; translated from the exons ATGAGAAGGAGAAGGTTCAGTGCAGAGTCAGCCCCTCCTCACTTTTCTTCTGAAACAGCGAGCCATTTTTCAGAGACGGTTGCAGCAAGTCAAG gagttattttgaaaatgcctaccaaaaagaaaaatcctccaaaaaagcaaaagaccCTTAAGTCATACTTCGGCACACCT GACATTCCTGGCAGCAGCCGATTGACAGAGAGTACACAGCCAGGTGAAGCTGCAGGTGGAGCTAAGAGCAGAGCTGCAGGGTCTGATCCAGGTGGAGCTACAGGTGGAGCTACAGGTGGAGCTACAGGTGGAGCTAAGAGCAGAGCTGCAGGGTCTGATCCAGGTGGAGCTACAGGCTCTCAG GACATTCCTGGCAGCAGCCGATTGACGGAGAGTACACAGCCAGGTGGAGCTACAGGTGGAGCTACAGGCGGAGCTACAGGGTCTGATCCAGGAGACGGAGCCAAAGGCTCTCAACCTAGCGTACCTGAAGGGTCTAATCTAGGTGGAGCTACAGGCTCTCAG GGCAAAACTGGCAGCAGCCGATTGTCAGAAAATACACAGCCAGGTGGAGCTAAGAGTGGAGCTGCATGGCCTAATCCAGGTGACAGAGTCAAATTCTCTCAGCCAAGCGGAGGTGAAGGGTCGAATCTAGGTGGAGCTACAGGCTCTCAG GTCGGACATTTGCATCATTTCACCGTGAAGTTCAGTCGTACTGAATGTAATGAATATGCTATTGACTGCGATGAACCTCGCACCGTTCTGGGGGTGATACAATCAACTGAACAGTACTGGAAGAAGATGAAGACGTGTCCAGATGAAAATGTTGTGATTCAGCTGGGTAAAAAGGATAAGAAATATACCATTGCAACACATTTCCCTTGTTCTTGTATTGGGGAAGGTGAGTCTCTGGTCATATCATTCGGACCAGAAAAGGTTGAAGTGGCCCAAGACCAACTTTACAGACCAATACAGTCACGGGACAAGTATTCTGTCTTCTACATCGATACAATCGGAGGGATGTACACCAAACAAAAGAAGCGTTTTAGAAACAATGCTGTCAAAGAGTTTAAGTATCTGTGTGTCTATGGGGAGAAGGGCATCACTGTCAAAGAGGCTCTGGAAAGAGACGGTCGCTTCGTTGATAAACTCGGTGACTTCACTCTGACTGACAATGACGATTCGAATTGCATCACCGAACAAATACAGAAGGTCGACAacctggataaaaaaaaattcaagctgTGTCTTCCACGGAACAGGAGAGCAAATGATAGCTCGGGTTTATCAAGTAATTCGGCACAGAGGTCTGACACAAGGCCGGCTGTAGATGAAgcacagcagagaaaaataCAAGCAGCAATGGAAAAGAGAGGAATCAGTGTCAGAGCAGCGATGGAAAAGAGTGGCAACAATGTCAACATTGAGGAGATTTATGAAACGCTGCGTCGCCAGTTTCCAGAGCTCAAAGCATTTATGAAGAGTAGATTCCCTGGGGATTCTTTTCAGAAAGCAGTCAACCTGAGGAAGGAAAACTTTGGGAACATCCAACAGTCTTTCAGTGAAGTTCACAGAGTCACAAAGCTGCTGAAACGGGGCGAGTCAGTTTGCAAAGTGGTGGTTAAGGATGTTTCTCAGGGAACAGGCTTTGTGCTGTTTGACAACTTCATCTTGACCAACGTACACTATTTCAGTAGTTGTGTCGAAGGACAAAAGTTGAAGGAGGGTatagaaatgtcttttttctttgaagatCCTGAGTCAAAAGAGTACTACTTCAAGCTGGCTAACCGTGACATCtggtacagtgtgtgtgatctgGATTATGCCGTACTTGAGATAATGCCTGAGGGAGACAACTACAACCTCAAAACAaggatacataaaaaaaagaaggtgccACCAGGACTCCTGAAGAGTTTTGGTCCAATGCCACAGAATGGTGAAGCCTGTATTATTGGTCACCCAGCAGGAGGAGTGAAAAAGATGGATCTTACATTTATCattgagaaagagaagagggagcAGGCTGTCAATGATCACTTACATCCATACAAAGATCCTTTTGTTGTCTGGtcaatcaatcaaattatcCAAGAACAAGGCATTGAAAACATAATGATGGGTGGAAAAATAGCAGACAAAGTAGGGACCTACAAGACTTTCATGTATCACGGCTCTTCTGGCTCCCCGGTGTTTGACGCTCGTGGTCAAGTCATTGGTTTGCACACCGCAGGATTTCTTTACAAACAAGAGAGTGTGATAGAGTTTGCCCAATCTCTGCTCACTATATTTGAACACTATGTGAGTACGCTAAAAGAACATGGGAAGGATAAGCTGTTGGAGAGAGTTGAGAAAGAGGTGAAGGGAAACTCAGACCTAAAAAAGGTCTTTGGGTCTGTGGTTGAGCTGAAGGAAAGCAGACAGAGACTCGAGGATGAGCCAGCAGACCCTGAGGAGCTCCTGGACTACATTGAGGCAATGGAAACTGATTAA
- the LOC117962112 gene encoding protein FAM111A-like isoform X5 has translation MRRRRFSAESAPPHFSSETASHFSETVAASQGVILKMPTKKKNPPKKQKTLKSYFGTPDIPGSSRLTESTQPGEAAGGAKSRAAGSDPGGATGGATGGATGGAKSRAAGSDPGDRVKFSQPSGGEGSNLGGATGSQKRNKVKNENGGDFPVGHLHHFTVKFSRTECNEYAIDCDEPRTVLGVIQSTEQYWKKMKTCPDENVVIQLGKKDKKYTIATHFPCSCIGEGESLVISFGPEKVEVAQDQLYRPIQSRDKYSVFYIDTIGGMYTKQKKRFRNNAVKEFKYLCVYGEKGITVKEALERDGRFVDKLGDFTLTDNDDSNCITEQIQKVDNLDKKKFKLCLPRNRRANDSSGLSSNSAQRSDTRPAVDEAQQRKIQAAMEKRGISVRAAMEKSGNNVNIEEIYETLRRQFPELKAFMKSRFPGDSFQKAVNLRKENFGNIQQSFSEVHRVTKLLKRGESVCKVVVKDVSQGTGFVLFDNFILTNVHYFSSCVEGQKLKEGIEMSFFFEDPESKEYYFKLANRDIWYSVCDLDYAVLEIMPEGDNYNLKTRIHKKKKVPPGLLKSFGPMPQNGEACIIGHPAGGVKKMDLTFIIEKEKREQAVNDHLHPYKDPFVVWSINQIIQEQGIENIMMGGKIADKVGTYKTFMYHGSSGSPVFDARGQVIGLHTAGFLYKQESVIEFAQSLLTIFEHYVSTLKEHGKDKLLERVEKEVKGNSDLKKVFGSVVELKESRQRLEDEPADPEELLDYIEAMETD, from the exons ATGAGAAGGAGAAGGTTCAGTGCAGAGTCAGCCCCTCCTCACTTTTCTTCTGAAACAGCGAGCCATTTTTCAGAGACGGTTGCAGCAAGTCAAG gagttattttgaaaatgcctaccaaaaagaaaaatcctccaaaaaagcaaaagaccCTTAAGTCATACTTCGGCACACCT GACATTCCTGGCAGCAGCCGATTGACAGAGAGTACACAGCCAGGTGAAGCTGCAGGTGGAGCTAAGAGCAGAGCTGCAGGGTCTGATCCAGGTGGAGCTACAGGTGGAGCTACAGGTGGAGCTACAGGTGGAGCTAAGAGCAGAGCTGCAGGGTCTGATCCAG GTGACAGAGTCAAATTCTCTCAGCCAAGCGGAGGTGAAGGGTCGAATCTAGGTGGAGCTACAGGCTCTCAG AAACGCAACAAAGTGAAGAACGAGAACGGTGGTGATTTCCCG GTCGGACATTTGCATCATTTCACCGTGAAGTTCAGTCGTACTGAATGTAATGAATATGCTATTGACTGCGATGAACCTCGCACCGTTCTGGGGGTGATACAATCAACTGAACAGTACTGGAAGAAGATGAAGACGTGTCCAGATGAAAATGTTGTGATTCAGCTGGGTAAAAAGGATAAGAAATATACCATTGCAACACATTTCCCTTGTTCTTGTATTGGGGAAGGTGAGTCTCTGGTCATATCATTCGGACCAGAAAAGGTTGAAGTGGCCCAAGACCAACTTTACAGACCAATACAGTCACGGGACAAGTATTCTGTCTTCTACATCGATACAATCGGAGGGATGTACACCAAACAAAAGAAGCGTTTTAGAAACAATGCTGTCAAAGAGTTTAAGTATCTGTGTGTCTATGGGGAGAAGGGCATCACTGTCAAAGAGGCTCTGGAAAGAGACGGTCGCTTCGTTGATAAACTCGGTGACTTCACTCTGACTGACAATGACGATTCGAATTGCATCACCGAACAAATACAGAAGGTCGACAacctggataaaaaaaaattcaagctgTGTCTTCCACGGAACAGGAGAGCAAATGATAGCTCGGGTTTATCAAGTAATTCGGCACAGAGGTCTGACACAAGGCCGGCTGTAGATGAAgcacagcagagaaaaataCAAGCAGCAATGGAAAAGAGAGGAATCAGTGTCAGAGCAGCGATGGAAAAGAGTGGCAACAATGTCAACATTGAGGAGATTTATGAAACGCTGCGTCGCCAGTTTCCAGAGCTCAAAGCATTTATGAAGAGTAGATTCCCTGGGGATTCTTTTCAGAAAGCAGTCAACCTGAGGAAGGAAAACTTTGGGAACATCCAACAGTCTTTCAGTGAAGTTCACAGAGTCACAAAGCTGCTGAAACGGGGCGAGTCAGTTTGCAAAGTGGTGGTTAAGGATGTTTCTCAGGGAACAGGCTTTGTGCTGTTTGACAACTTCATCTTGACCAACGTACACTATTTCAGTAGTTGTGTCGAAGGACAAAAGTTGAAGGAGGGTatagaaatgtcttttttctttgaagatCCTGAGTCAAAAGAGTACTACTTCAAGCTGGCTAACCGTGACATCtggtacagtgtgtgtgatctgGATTATGCCGTACTTGAGATAATGCCTGAGGGAGACAACTACAACCTCAAAACAaggatacataaaaaaaagaaggtgccACCAGGACTCCTGAAGAGTTTTGGTCCAATGCCACAGAATGGTGAAGCCTGTATTATTGGTCACCCAGCAGGAGGAGTGAAAAAGATGGATCTTACATTTATCattgagaaagagaagagggagcAGGCTGTCAATGATCACTTACATCCATACAAAGATCCTTTTGTTGTCTGGtcaatcaatcaaattatcCAAGAACAAGGCATTGAAAACATAATGATGGGTGGAAAAATAGCAGACAAAGTAGGGACCTACAAGACTTTCATGTATCACGGCTCTTCTGGCTCCCCGGTGTTTGACGCTCGTGGTCAAGTCATTGGTTTGCACACCGCAGGATTTCTTTACAAACAAGAGAGTGTGATAGAGTTTGCCCAATCTCTGCTCACTATATTTGAACACTATGTGAGTACGCTAAAAGAACATGGGAAGGATAAGCTGTTGGAGAGAGTTGAGAAAGAGGTGAAGGGAAACTCAGACCTAAAAAAGGTCTTTGGGTCTGTGGTTGAGCTGAAGGAAAGCAGACAGAGACTCGAGGATGAGCCAGCAGACCCTGAGGAGCTCCTGGACTACATTGAGGCAATGGAAACTGATTAA